In a genomic window of Acidimicrobiales bacterium:
- a CDS encoding phosphatase PAP2 family protein, with protein sequence MTTATVEPTTDEPVVPRLFWWRELLTIGIFYGVYTAVRNLGLSDNSTTAALHHAKEVIRFEKDLGLFQEHRIQHAFIGAHWFIQFWDVFYGSAHFIVTIIAITLMFKRAPHRYPVWRNTLAVTVAIALLGFATYPLMPPRLLADHGLHYGFVDTLQKIGGLWSFDSGTMAKISNQYAAMPSLHFAWSSWCALVLVPMIKPLWGKILMGLYPFITLFCIVVTANHYWTDALGGAIALSLGYLIGGKLLTNVVHRRLGLRASPAA encoded by the coding sequence ATGACTACTGCCACTGTCGAACCCACCACCGACGAACCCGTCGTTCCGCGCCTGTTCTGGTGGCGGGAACTGCTGACGATCGGCATTTTCTACGGCGTTTACACCGCCGTGCGGAACCTCGGCCTGTCCGACAACTCGACCACGGCGGCGCTGCACCACGCCAAAGAGGTCATTCGGTTCGAGAAGGACCTCGGGCTGTTCCAGGAGCACCGCATCCAGCACGCCTTCATCGGGGCGCACTGGTTCATCCAGTTCTGGGACGTGTTCTACGGCTCGGCGCACTTCATCGTCACGATCATCGCCATCACGCTGATGTTCAAGCGAGCGCCGCACCGCTACCCGGTGTGGCGCAACACGCTGGCGGTCACCGTCGCCATCGCCCTGCTCGGCTTCGCCACCTACCCGCTGATGCCGCCGCGCCTGCTGGCCGACCACGGCCTGCACTACGGCTTCGTCGACACGCTGCAGAAGATCGGCGGGCTGTGGTCGTTTGACTCGGGGACGATGGCGAAGATCTCGAATCAGTATGCGGCCATGCCGTCGCTGCACTTCGCGTGGTCGTCGTGGTGCGCCCTGGTGCTCGTGCCGATGATCAAGCCGCTGTGGGGCAAGATCCTCATGGGTCTGTATCCGTTCATCACGCTGTTCTGCATCGTGGTGACGGCCAACCACTACTGGACCGACGCCCTCGGCGGCGCCATCGCCCTCAGCCTCGGCTACCTCATCGGCGGCAAGCTGCTCACGAACGTCGTGCACCGCCGCCTCGGCCTCCGCGCGTCGCCCGCCGCCTGA